The genomic segment tcccaacattcctcccatgttCCAACCCTGATCCTCCTCCTAATCAGCCTTCTCAGGCGTTATTTAATAATGATAACGACATACTATGTCAGAGACGGGTAACTCGACTTAATTCTGCAATTTAATTGAACCATAAAACAACCCTAAAGGTACCTCTAGGAAGTTTTCCTAAGCATGTGAATTCCGGGAGTGGACACTTAATGTGCACGCTCCCTAATCACCTCGAGATCCATTTCAGTCGGGTCGGTTGCCTGGATTTCGTAATGGATGCCCTCCAATTCCCTTCGGAACCTGTCCTTTGATGTTGCATAGAGCATCTTGGAACGGATCCTCGAAACAGAAGGAGACCTGCAGAAGAACAAGGTGAAACCAAGGCGATGAGCAGAAAAGCTCCAACGAGTCGATGACAAGAAACTAAAACTAATTCCATGATTTTCACACTCAAAGAACTTGAGTTTCTGAACCTTAAAGAGAAAGCAAAGCAAAATACTTGACTTAATATTACAAAGTTCTGTACTTCAAATGCAGCCCAAATTAATGGAATGGGATTACTTTGCAATTGAAAGAGGAAACTGACCATGCAATAAAAAAGATCTTGCTCTTCTGACAATTCTCGGAAGTCACAAAATCGAAGTCATAAACTGCATAGCGGCAATCACTCTCCGGCAATGAGGCTGCGAAATCATCATAGCTCTCTGTCGGACCTCCAATCTTTTCAACTATGACCTCCTTTTTCTTCTCATCAATCTTGAAGATAACATATCGGAACACCTTCTTCCTCTGCAGTTCCAGGTACGTGCTTTTGCTGTGTTCAGCCACTCCCATGCCCGACGATGCATTTCCCTGAAAAACCAGAAACAAATGCTCAATGTTTAATGGTTACTCCAACCAAAATTGATTAGTATTGACTTCTTATATTAAAGAAAAATCATTCCATTTTtaagcaaaaaaagaaaacttCGTTCAATAAATCCAAAAACCTTAGCTTTGGCATCAAATACATACCCGTATCTGACACTAGAATCTAACATAATTCAACATCCTAATCTAGGTTCAAATCATAATGCCCATGTATTTACAACAAGATAGAGAGCTAGTATTgtaattgaagaagaaaatgcaCAATAAAAATGAAAGTGTAAAACAAATCTGATCTAATACGCCACTATTCATGAACTTAAACGTGAAAAACAAATCCAAGAACAGAATCTAAAAGCTAAGATCTAACTAGCCAATGGAAGACTCAATCTTACAAACACAGGAAAAAAAAACCCACTAAACTATAACAAAAATAGAAGCTGCCCATAgaataaaaatctcaactttgtTTAAGTTTCAACaaggaaaaacaaaaatcaactcatttttagCTAAAACAAAGAAACTGAAAAGAACCCAAACTGAACCAGATCTTAATTAATGGAACTGTACAACAAATCTAAGCTAATAATCCATTATTCCATGAACCCAAAAATGCAAGAACTAAAACTAAAAGCTAAGATCTAACTAGCCAATGGAAAATTAATcttagaaaaagtaaaaataaaatatgaacaaaATAGAAGATACCCATATAATAAAAACCTCAACGTCGTTTAAATTTCAGGGTGGAAaaacaaaatttcaacttaatttaagctaaaccaaagaaaacaaaaagaacccAAACTGAATCAGATGTAAAACAACGAAAAGAAAGAGAGACATACTCCTCTAAAAGACATAGTTGCTTCAAATGAAGATATTGGGAGAATGAAGAGAAAAAGAGTTCTTATGGAGAGAAAATAAGGGGAAAAAAGCAGCCACCAAAAAggagaaatggaaagaaaatttttgaaactattttgaatttttaattaaaaaataaggaTTTTTTATTCTGATTCTTTTGAGATAAATATGGTAATTAAAGCATATCTGTGCGTGTTTTGAGAGGCAAGGAAGGAGGCGCGTGGAGTTCGATTCTTTTCTTACAATGACGCATCATCTTCTTTGCGGAGCTAGCCGTTTATCATTTGGCTTttcaatcttttaatttcatttaggCATAATTGTATAAAAAGCCCACAACCTTTGGGGGTTTTTGGATATATGcccttaacctttttttttctgattttggcCCTCAACGTAACAGATTTTTCAAATATCAACCTAGTTGAAACGGTAACCATCAGCAGACCGTTAGTCAATAGCCGGTCAAAAATATTGGTTATGTGGTGTTCCAGTTGACTGATGACGTGGGAGACATTTAAATAATAACGTTGACGtggcaaaaaaattaaataaatttaataaacataaaacaaaaaaaaaccctaaaccctcaaATCATCTCAAaccatcaaattcaaaactttcCCCAAATACTAAAATCCCAAATTCGTCAAATTCCCCAAATCGTAAAACCTCCAAATCATGAAATCCCCAAATCTATAACATCCGAAATCTTTATTGAATCCCTAAAATGTTCAACAATTTCCTTTTTGAATCATTGACTGAAGGATTTTTCTACATCCTTAATCCCTTAAACCAAATTGTGAAAT from the Gossypium hirsutum isolate 1008001.06 chromosome D09, Gossypium_hirsutum_v2.1, whole genome shotgun sequence genome contains:
- the LOC107891896 gene encoding actin-depolymerizing factor yields the protein MSFRGGNASSGMGVAEHSKSTYLELQRKKVFRYVIFKIDEKKKEVIVEKIGGPTESYDDFAASLPESDCRYAVYDFDFVTSENCQKSKIFFIAWSPSVSRIRSKMLYATSKDRFRRELEGIHYEIQATDPTEMDLEVIRERAH